The region CTTCCGCCTGCCTGTGCCTGAACATTGTCTGAGCTTGGACTCGGACTTGAATTGCTTGCGCCAGCTCCGGATCCCGGCTCAACCACGATGAATTTTCCCCTATACATCCCCATGGAACATGAGAAAGGTATTTCTCCTGTTTCTTTCGGGACGAACTCGATCACATTCTCGCCCTTCTTCAAACTCTTTGAGATCCCGTATTTGGGCATCACTATCGAACTTGCACAGGAGAATTGATTCGTTGACGTTATGATCCACCTGACCTTTTTTCCTTTTTCAACCGTAAGCACATTCGGCGTATATCCGGTGTTCCCTTGTGTCATTTTCACTTCCTGAACTTCCAAAGAACTGCTCGCGACATCAATCGCACTATCCGCCTTTCCCTGGAAAACCAGCTGGCTTCCATTCGTTATATTTATCCAGCCTAGAATTATAACCGCCAAGCCCGTCGTTGCAAAAAAGGTCCTTGCGTTTTTTCCTTTGAACATTGAAGAAAGTCCCCCTATTCCCAGAAGTCCCGGAGCGGTTCCAAGCGCAAAAAGAGACATAATCAGCGCGCCGTTCACGAATCCTCCGCTTCCAACCGCATAAAGCTGCATGGCCTGAGTAAATCCGCATGGAAGAAAAAAAGTCAGTGCCCCGGTAATGGCCGCGCCTTTGTGGCTGTATTCTTTCTGTTCTCTCTTGATGCCAAGCGCCTTTGAAATCCCCTTGGGAAGAGATATTGTAATGTCTTTCATGAACGGAAATATCTCAATAAGCTTCAGGCCCAAAAAGATCATCACTCCTCCGATTATTATCGTCATAAGTCCCATTGAGCCCGGAGATGGCTGAAACGCCGAACCGATCATTGCAAGTATACCTCCGAAGATCCCGAAGCCTGCTATTCTTCCAAGATTGAAAAACAGATGAGGCCGGAATTTCTGGCTCGAGGTTATTTCCGGATGCGCCTCGGCATGTTGCGCGGAAATGCTTAGCACAAGCCCTCCTACAAGAGCCATGCATGTCGACACGCCCGCCACAAGACCCACCATCAGAACCACGGGATAGCTTACATTTTCCGAATTGACGCTATAATCAAGAATACCCGTAAACTTGGCGACAAAAAAAATAATAATTAGGATTATTATCCCGTTCAACAGGTTATTGTAATCATTTTCGTCTTTTGATATCCATTCAACTTGGTTTTTATATCCGACATCATAGCCTATATTCTTGACTGCATTATATATCGCCTCCCCTTGAGACGGAATGCCCTTTTTGAAATATAGATCGGCTTTTCCTGTCCTGTAATTTACTTCAACATTTTTGACGCCAGGAACATCTTTCAGCGCTTCCTCAACCAGCAACTCGCAGCTCCGGCAATGCATACCCTTGATCGGTACTGTGACTTTGTTCATTTGTTTTGTATTTATTTATTAGTAATACTGCAATTATGCATAAAAGATCCGGCAAATATTTCTTTCCTATTTTTTCGCTTTCGCGGCCTTACGGTCATTTGAACCGCATAATAATACCTACTATTCATTGTAGTAGGTTAGATAAAACTTGTCAAGAGATTTATATCCACAAAAAGAACGTGCGGATTAGCTCAAATGTTTATCAGATCCTTTTCCGCGCTTTTCAAGAAGACGGCATTGGTCGCCACGATGATCGAAGATATGCTCATCAGAAGAGCTGAAACTTCAGGCCTTAAATATATACCATAACCGGGATATAATAATCCTGCTGCAACGGGTATGGCCAAAATATTATAGATCGACGCCCAAACAAGATTTTGCTTCATTTTTCTGACTGTAGCCTTTGATAATCGGATGGCTCTTAATATATCGGCCGGGTCGGATCTCATCAGTACCACCTTGGCGGTTTCGATCGCTACGTCCGTGCCGGCGCCGATCGCGATCCCGATGTCCGCCTGCGCGAGAGCAGGAGCGTCATTCACGCCATCACCCACCATCGCCACGAATTTTCCTTCATCCTGAAGTTTCTTCACATAAATGGATTTTTCTTCAGGCAGAACCTCGGAAAAAACGCGATCAATGCCAACTTGCTTTCCGACCGCTTCTCCGGTTTTTTTGTTATCGCCGGTGATCATTGCCACCTCCAGACCCAGTTCCTTCATGCGCAATATGGCGATCTTTGCAGTGGACTTTATGGGATCAGCGGCAGCAAGCACTCCGGCCATTTTTCCGTCTATTGCGATCATAATTATCGTTTTTCCCTCATTTAGCATTTGCTCAAAATCTCCCCGAAGAACTGAAACATCGACATTTCTGTCCTTCATAAGCTTCATGGTGCCTGCCAGAACATGCCTCCCCTCCACTGTCGCCTCCAAACCTAATCCGGACAATGATCTGAAATTTTCCGCATTTTCAGAAAAATTTATACCCCTCTTGTTCGCTTCCTCCAAAACTGCCCTGCTGAGGGGATGCGCGGATCTCATTTCAACGCTGGCTGACAATCTTAATATTTCGTCTTCAGAAAATCCTTTAACGCAAACGATATCCGTTATTTTCGGCTTCCCTTCGGTCAAGGTTCCCGTTTTATCCAGAACGACAGCCTGAATCCCGGATAGCCGCTCAAGAGTTGAGGCATCCTTGATCAATATATTATGTTTTGCGCCAAGACCCGTGCCGACAGCGACAGCCGTGGGAGTTGCAAGGCCCAATGCATCGGGACAAGCGATCACTATGGTAGAAATGGCAAAAGTTAAAGCGAACATCAGAGATTCGCCCATCACAAAATACCAAACAAAAAAAGTGAGCAATCCGCCGCCCACTGCCACAACAACAAGATATCCGGCAAATTTATCCGCAAGCCTCTGTCCGGGCGCTTTGGAATTCTGTGCAGTCTCGACCATTTTTACGATTTGGGCGAGTGCAGTATCCTTTCCGACTTTTGTGGCTTTGAATTTCACAGAACCGGATTGATTGATCGAACCGCCGGTGACGCTATCTCCGGCTTTTTTTGAAACAGGGATCGATTCTCCCGTTATCAATGATTCATCGATCGCGGTTTCGCCTTCAATGACCTCCCCGTCAACCGGCACCTTGTCGCCCGGCTTCAGGATCAGAATATCTCCGATCTTAACCTCAGATGTCGGAATGATCGCCTCTTCGCCATCCCTGACGACTCTGGCGCTTGGCGGAACAAGAGCAAAAAGCGCCTGAAGCGCATCGGTTGTTCCCCTTCTAGATTTCATTTCCATCCAATGCCCGAACAGGACAAAAGTAATAAGCATTGCCGCCGCTTCATAAAAAGAATCTTCACTGCCCATTAGGGTCAGGATCAAACTGAAAACATACGCGGCAGTGATTCCGACCGCAATAAGCACTGACATATTAAGAGCCCTCTTTTGGAGAGCTTTATATGCGGAATAAAGAAAGATCCAGCCGGCATAAAAAAATACCGGCGTAGTGAGAATGAACAAGATCCACGTAGCGGGAATAAGAGAGGGCAGCTTCAAACCGAATATCATTTCTCCCATCGGAGAATATAGAATGATAGGAATTGTCAAAAGAAAAGCGAAAAAGAATTTATTTCTGATGTCGATCTCCATAAGCCGGGCCATTTCCCGCCCCGCCAAACCCGTATGATCCATGCCCATGGTCATCGTCATGCTCATTTTAAATTTTTCCCAAAAGGACATTCCTCCGGAAGATCCCATTGTGTGTTCATGATGATCGTGCATTTCATGATCCGAGGCTTCACCGGATCTGCTATTTTCGACCGGAACCAGTTTCATTCCGCATTTCGAACAATTTCCGGGCTCGGTTTCCCTGATCTCGGGATGCATGGAACAGGTATAGATCACATTTTGACCTTGGTTCATGATAGATAATTATGGATAGTATATTTTCTATATTCTTACCGATCGGCTGACTACAGATGCCGCAAGATTTTTTTGCGGCAGAACATCGGCTATGTGTTCATTATATCATTTTCAGCGAATTCCGGCGACCCGCTACTTCTTCGCAATATGCGATTCCGGATCCTGGCTGAACTGATCTTTGCAGTGATCAGAACAGAAATAATAGGTCTTTCCGTGATACTGATATGTGATCAGACTTTTTGTCGCTTCCATGCCGCAAACAGGATCAATAGCTTTCGGTTCGGGTATTATCCGATAACCGAGAGCCTTTATCTTCCTGAATAACGATTTGTATTTATTTGACATAGTTTGTGGATTTAGTTATTAAAGCACACGCTCCCTGAATTATGTGAACCAGATCAGCATGATCGCACCGAGGGCTATCATTACAGCCGCTCCGAAAACCTTTATCTGCGGGACTTTGG is a window of Candidatus Paceibacterota bacterium DNA encoding:
- a CDS encoding YHS domain-containing protein, giving the protein MSNKYKSLFRKIKALGYRIIPEPKAIDPVCGMEATKSLITYQYHGKTYYFCSDHCKDQFSQDPESHIAKK
- a CDS encoding copper-translocating P-type ATPase; amino-acid sequence: MNQGQNVIYTCSMHPEIRETEPGNCSKCGMKLVPVENSRSGEASDHEMHDHHEHTMGSSGGMSFWEKFKMSMTMTMGMDHTGLAGREMARLMEIDIRNKFFFAFLLTIPIILYSPMGEMIFGLKLPSLIPATWILFILTTPVFFYAGWIFLYSAYKALQKRALNMSVLIAVGITAAYVFSLILTLMGSEDSFYEAAAMLITFVLFGHWMEMKSRRGTTDALQALFALVPPSARVVRDGEEAIIPTSEVKIGDILILKPGDKVPVDGEVIEGETAIDESLITGESIPVSKKAGDSVTGGSINQSGSVKFKATKVGKDTALAQIVKMVETAQNSKAPGQRLADKFAGYLVVVAVGGGLLTFFVWYFVMGESLMFALTFAISTIVIACPDALGLATPTAVAVGTGLGAKHNILIKDASTLERLSGIQAVVLDKTGTLTEGKPKITDIVCVKGFSEDEILRLSASVEMRSAHPLSRAVLEEANKRGINFSENAENFRSLSGLGLEATVEGRHVLAGTMKLMKDRNVDVSVLRGDFEQMLNEGKTIIMIAIDGKMAGVLAAADPIKSTAKIAILRMKELGLEVAMITGDNKKTGEAVGKQVGIDRVFSEVLPEEKSIYVKKLQDEGKFVAMVGDGVNDAPALAQADIGIAIGAGTDVAIETAKVVLMRSDPADILRAIRLSKATVRKMKQNLVWASIYNILAIPVAAGLLYPGYGIYLRPEVSALLMSISSIIVATNAVFLKSAEKDLINI
- a CDS encoding sulfite exporter TauE/SafE family protein, translating into MNKVTVPIKGMHCRSCELLVEEALKDVPGVKNVEVNYRTGKADLYFKKGIPSQGEAIYNAVKNIGYDVGYKNQVEWISKDENDYNNLLNGIIILIIIFFVAKFTGILDYSVNSENVSYPVVLMVGLVAGVSTCMALVGGLVLSISAQHAEAHPEITSSQKFRPHLFFNLGRIAGFGIFGGILAMIGSAFQPSPGSMGLMTIIIGGVMIFLGLKLIEIFPFMKDITISLPKGISKALGIKREQKEYSHKGAAITGALTFFLPCGFTQAMQLYAVGSGGFVNGALIMSLFALGTAPGLLGIGGLSSMFKGKNARTFFATTGLAVIILGWINITNGSQLVFQGKADSAIDVASSSLEVQEVKMTQGNTGYTPNVLTVEKGKKVRWIITSTNQFSCASSIVMPKYGISKSLKKGENVIEFVPKETGEIPFSCSMGMYRGKFIVVEPGSGAGASNSSPSPSSDNVQAQAGGSCGSGGGGCGCGGGAKKNIDPVATQPQAKTNEGQIIKADYTLSKDIVPNNFEVKKGVPVRFEIDVKEDGQGCMSSVMVPGLYNSAQYLEGGKKMVMEFTPEKAGDYNITCAMGVPRGVIKVVN